A window of Silurus meridionalis isolate SWU-2019-XX chromosome 4, ASM1480568v1, whole genome shotgun sequence contains these coding sequences:
- the LOC124385169 gene encoding cytochrome c oxidase subunit 6B1-like has product MAEDIQQKLQQYRTAPFDARFPNQNQTRNCWQNYLDYYRCHNALEAKGGRDSCDWYKRVYKSLCPISWIEKWDAQRDDGTFPGKI; this is encoded by the exons ATGGCGGAGGACATTCAGCAGAAACTGCAGCAGTACCGCACCGCTCCGTTCGACGCCCGTTTCCCAAACCAGAACCAGACCAGGAACTGCTGGCAGAACTACCTGG ATTATTATCGATGCCATAATGCACTGGAGGCCAAAGGCGGACGTGACTCCTGTGACTGGTACAAGAGGGTGTATAAATCACTGTGCCCCATTTCCTGg atcgaGAAGTGGGACGCACAGCGTGATGACGGAACTTTTCCCGGGAAGATCTGa